The Patescibacteria group bacterium DNA window TCTAAATCTACTTTTCTGTACATTCCGTGCTCGTGCGACGCTGTCTTTAATCTTTTGGGTTTCTCCGACCTCACTTTTTCTCTGAGATAGCTTCTCGTGAGAGATATTCGGGACTTCAATCCACAAATCTATGCGGTCAATAATGGGACCTGAGAGTTTGCGCATGTATCTTGAAAGCACTCCTGGTGGGCATACACATTCTTTATTGCTCCCATAATTACCACATGGGCACGGATTCATGGCCGCTACCAACATAACATTTGCTGGGAATTGTGCCGAGCCTTTGGCTCGTGAAATAGATACAACATTATCCTCAAGTGGTTGGCGGAGTGCTTCTATTACACGCCGTTCAAATTCGGGAAACTCATCAAGAAAAAGAACCCCACGGTGTGCAAGCGTCATTTCGCCCGGTTTTGGAAATGTTCCCCCGCCGATAAGAGATACATACGATGATGTGTGGTGAGGAGAGCGAAATGGTGGATTGGTTATGATGACATCATCGAGAATACCAGCGATAGAATGAATAGAAGTTACCTCAAGCATTTCATCAAAAGAAAGCATAGGCAATATGTGGCAAAATGCTTTGGCAAGCATTGTTTTGCCGGTACCAGGTGGTCCATGCATCGCTATATTGTGTCCACCCGCGGCAGCGATTTGTAGTCCCCTCTTAGCGCTCTCCTGTCCTCTAATATCTCCGAAGTCTATGGCATAGGTCGGCACGCTCTGTTTTATGGTTGTTTTTCTTTGCCGAGCAAGTTCTTTTTTATGTTGTGCCTTTGTATTTAAGTGAAAGAGAAGCTCACTTAAGGTTTCCACTGCGAAAATAGCGATACCTGAAACAAGCGCCGCTTCCTTGGCGTTTTCTTTCGGTAAATATACTTCTTTAAAACCATGTTTTTGTGCTTCCAGCACAAGGGGTAGTACACCACTAATCTTTCTCAATTTTCCGTCAAGTGAAAGTTCCCCTAAAAAAAGCTTTTCTTCTGGATCAAATACTATGTCCCCTGTTGCGCAGAGGTATGCGAGCGCCATACCAAGATCAAATACTGGCCCTTCTTTCTTTATATCTGCTGGCGCAAGAGATATGATAACTTTTTGGTTCTTGCTTTTTGGAGATGTGAATCCAGAATTTTTAATTGCAGCCGAAACTCTGTCGCGCGACTCTTCTACCGCTTTGTCAGGAAGTCCTACGATTGAAAAAGAGTGGAGTCCGCGAGAGAGATCCACTTCTATTATCACAATATGGGCTTTAAGGAGTGTAGTTTGTGCACTGTAGACTTTGGCAAAACTCATATTAAAATATCACTCTCCTTCGTTCAAATGTTTTATGCAGGTCTTTGCAGCCGGATTTGCCTCAAGCCGTTCAAGTTCTATTTGTTCGTTTCCTATTGCACACACACCGTAGGTCCCCTCCTCGATGCGTTTGAGTGCATCTTTGACGTTGTTGTAGCGCGTCTCAAGCTCTTTTAAGATAGCACTGTTTTCCTCGTAGCTTTCAATGCGGTCGGCCGTCTCGTTACGGTCTGCTTCCGATATATCCATATCAGCTGGCTTTGCCTCCCAGTCTGCTGGGTTGCTTGGATTTTTTTGACCCACAGACTCAAGCTCCTTGGTGAGAAGTGCCAGTTCTTTTTCTAATTTTTCTTTGAAGTGATTAGTATCTATTTCCATGACGGTATCATACCACAGGACAGTAAAGCCATACTACCTGAGTGTTCTGGTTGAAGAAATCCTCGTCAGAATTTCCTTGAATGAATCCGTGTTTGACATTATTATAACGGTCTCTCTGTCTAGGAACGAGTAAAGAAGAACAGTATTTCCCTCTCC harbors:
- a CDS encoding YifB family Mg chelatase-like AAA ATPase; protein product: MSFAKVYSAQTTLLKAHIVIIEVDLSRGLHSFSIVGLPDKAVEESRDRVSAAIKNSGFTSPKSKNQKVIISLAPADIKKEGPVFDLGMALAYLCATGDIVFDPEEKLFLGELSLDGKLRKISGVLPLVLEAQKHGFKEVYLPKENAKEAALVSGIAIFAVETLSELLFHLNTKAQHKKELARQRKTTIKQSVPTYAIDFGDIRGQESAKRGLQIAAAGGHNIAMHGPPGTGKTMLAKAFCHILPMLSFDEMLEVTSIHSIAGILDDVIITNPPFRSPHHTSSYVSLIGGGTFPKPGEMTLAHRGVLFLDEFPEFERRVIEALRQPLEDNVVSISRAKGSAQFPANVMLVAAMNPCPCGNYGSNKECVCPPGVLSRYMRKLSGPIIDRIDLWIEVPNISHEKLSQRKSEVGETQKIKDSVARARNVQKSRFRGSSAKTNSDMNVKELEKHVTFTDKVKEVLNNAAKKLDLSPRSYHRTIKLARTIADLDENANVEEKHILEALQYRPKKLVY